A window from Streptomyces sp. NBC_00271 encodes these proteins:
- a CDS encoding AAA family ATPase, which translates to MTIRILPAVSDVDSARALATLLSQLADAEPAPPVPDSTALLDTLARLAAESLDELPEVVLVHERIGPVPALDLIRDVVMRFPAIGVVFITADTSTGVLTAAMDSGARGIVGLPLGYDALAERVQAAAGWSLGMRRHLGSGTPELYTGPGGTVVTVTGAKGGVGATVTAVELALAAQASGRSVALVDLDLQSGDVASYLDVQFRRSIADLAGISDINPRVLQDAVYTHDSGVGLLLAPAEGERGEEVTDRVTRQVLGALRSRHDVVVVDCGAQMNSATAAAVEMADRALLLVTPDVVAVRSAKRMVRMWDRLQIRKAEETTTVVNRFARGTEIQPSLVERVTGTKVARTPVPAAFKELQSVVDAGRLQDLDTRSTVKQALWALAGELGLVVAQETGGGGGRRRKTSSDRGALVLRRKGGDRGAVTLEFAGMFPILLVVMTILWQCVLYGYSYSLAGNAADEAARAATAAYAVNHGDYQGACAAAGSKHLPGSWQGATITCGPAGSVMKATVDVKVPLFFPGFDAGWRVKGNAGAALEGNDG; encoded by the coding sequence ATGACCATCCGTATCCTCCCGGCCGTCAGTGACGTCGACTCGGCCCGTGCGCTCGCCACCCTGCTGAGCCAGCTCGCGGACGCCGAGCCGGCCCCGCCCGTTCCCGACTCGACGGCGCTCCTCGACACCCTGGCGCGGCTCGCCGCCGAGTCCCTCGACGAACTGCCCGAAGTCGTCCTGGTCCACGAACGCATAGGTCCCGTACCGGCGTTGGACCTGATCCGCGACGTGGTCATGCGCTTCCCCGCGATCGGCGTCGTCTTCATCACCGCGGACACCAGCACCGGTGTCCTCACCGCCGCCATGGACTCCGGCGCCCGCGGCATCGTCGGCCTCCCGCTGGGCTACGACGCCCTCGCCGAACGCGTCCAGGCCGCCGCCGGGTGGTCGCTCGGCATGCGCCGCCACCTCGGCAGCGGCACCCCCGAGCTGTACACGGGCCCCGGCGGCACCGTCGTCACGGTCACCGGGGCGAAGGGCGGCGTCGGAGCGACGGTCACCGCCGTCGAACTCGCCCTCGCCGCCCAGGCGTCGGGGCGCAGCGTCGCGCTGGTGGACCTCGACCTCCAGTCCGGGGACGTGGCCTCGTACCTGGACGTCCAGTTCCGGCGGTCGATCGCCGACCTCGCCGGAATCAGCGACATCAACCCCCGCGTCCTCCAGGACGCCGTCTACACCCACGACAGCGGAGTGGGCCTCCTGCTGGCCCCGGCCGAGGGCGAGCGCGGCGAGGAGGTCACCGACCGGGTGACCCGCCAGGTCTTGGGCGCCCTGCGCTCCCGCCACGACGTCGTGGTCGTCGACTGCGGCGCCCAGATGAACTCCGCGACCGCCGCGGCCGTCGAGATGGCCGACCGGGCCCTCCTCCTCGTCACCCCCGACGTGGTCGCCGTCCGCTCCGCCAAACGCATGGTCCGCATGTGGGACCGCCTCCAGATCCGCAAGGCGGAGGAGACGACCACGGTCGTCAACCGTTTCGCCCGCGGTACGGAGATCCAGCCCTCCCTCGTCGAACGCGTCACCGGCACCAAGGTCGCCCGCACCCCCGTCCCCGCCGCCTTCAAGGAACTCCAGTCCGTCGTCGACGCGGGGCGCCTCCAGGACCTGGACACCCGCTCGACGGTCAAGCAGGCGCTGTGGGCGCTGGCGGGGGAGCTGGGGCTGGTGGTCGCCCAGGAGACCGGCGGGGGCGGCGGCAGGCGCCGCAAGACCTCGTCGGACCGGGGCGCACTGGTCCTGCGGCGCAAGGGCGGCGACCGGGGCGCGGTCACCCTCGAATTCGCCGGCATGTTCCCCATCCTGCTCGTCGTGATGACGATCCTGTGGCAGTGCGTGCTGTACGGCTACTCGTACTCGCTGGCCGGGAACGCGGCGGACGAGGCGGCGCGGGCGGCGACGGCGGCGTACGCGGTCAACCACGGGGACTATCAGGGGGCGTGCGCGGCCGCTGGAAGCAAACACCTGCCCGGTTCCTGGCAGGGCGCCACGATCACCTGCGGCCCGGCGGGCTCGGTCATGAAGGCCACCGTCGACGTCAAAGTGCCCCTGTTCTTCCCCGGCTTCGACGCCGGGTGGCGCGTGAAGGGGAACGCGGGCGCCGCGCTGGAGGGGAACGACGGATGA
- a CDS encoding SigE family RNA polymerase sigma factor produces the protein MRQVRGDEYAEFAAARAGHLYRSACLLTGGDTHLAEDLVQETLGRLYVRWYRVSRVGNPAGYAQTVLTRTFLAHQRRRSSRERATDEFPDLPDSRAADTDTPLRLTLVEALGRLSAKDRAVVVLRYWEDRSVEETAEAMNVSSAAVRTRCTRALARLRLLLGDALGEYARP, from the coding sequence ATGAGACAGGTCCGGGGGGACGAGTACGCCGAGTTCGCGGCGGCGCGGGCGGGGCATCTCTACCGCTCCGCCTGTCTGCTCACCGGCGGGGACACCCATCTCGCCGAGGACCTGGTGCAGGAGACCCTCGGTCGCCTGTACGTCCGCTGGTACCGGGTCTCCCGCGTCGGCAACCCCGCCGGATACGCGCAGACCGTCCTCACCCGCACCTTCCTCGCCCACCAGCGGCGCCGCAGCAGCCGGGAACGCGCCACGGACGAGTTCCCCGACCTCCCCGACTCGCGCGCGGCCGACACCGACACGCCCCTGCGGCTGACCCTGGTCGAGGCACTCGGCCGGCTGTCCGCCAAGGACCGGGCCGTGGTCGTGCTGCGCTACTGGGAGGACCGCAGCGTCGAGGAGACCGCCGAGGCCATGAACGTCAGCTCGGCCGCCGTACGCACCCGCTGCACCCGCGCGCTCGCCCGGCTGCGGCTGCTGCTCGGGGACGCCCTCGGCGAGTACGCCAGACCCTGA
- a CDS encoding DUF5936 domain-containing protein, with translation MLALLLALLTAGAVAGALLGIRMIRADAKLPSDLALALEVGGTRVSTAESAVDRLGMRFAPTVLRLMGPRRVEAKRRRIDMAGNPGGLTLNRYAARRAVYGVFGVVLGLVFLSNGQLLFAVLTLTFGLVAADALIWQAVRERKEVIDRTLPDFLDVLAVVVSAGLGFRQALDRVAEKYEGPWADELRITLRQMDMGVSRRQAFDELRKRNSSEQVAQFVSALQQGEELGSPIAETLIQLATDMRRTDAQNARRRAAKTIPKATMVTLVFMLPATMILIATGMFLGSGTNFGSILGR, from the coding sequence TTGCTCGCGCTGCTGCTCGCCCTCCTGACGGCCGGGGCCGTCGCGGGCGCCCTGCTGGGCATCCGCATGATCCGCGCCGACGCCAAACTCCCGAGCGACCTCGCGCTCGCCCTGGAGGTCGGCGGAACCCGCGTCTCCACGGCCGAGTCCGCCGTCGACCGCCTCGGCATGCGCTTCGCGCCCACGGTCCTGCGCCTGATGGGCCCCCGCCGCGTCGAGGCCAAACGCCGCCGCATCGACATGGCGGGCAACCCCGGCGGCCTGACCCTCAACCGCTACGCCGCCCGCCGCGCGGTGTACGGCGTCTTCGGCGTCGTACTCGGCCTCGTCTTCCTCTCCAACGGCCAGCTCCTGTTCGCCGTCCTCACCCTGACCTTCGGGCTCGTCGCTGCCGACGCCCTCATCTGGCAGGCCGTCCGTGAACGCAAGGAGGTCATCGACCGCACCCTCCCCGACTTCCTCGACGTCCTCGCGGTCGTGGTCTCGGCGGGCCTCGGCTTCCGCCAGGCGCTGGACCGGGTCGCGGAGAAGTACGAGGGCCCCTGGGCGGACGAACTGCGCATCACGCTGCGCCAGATGGACATGGGCGTCAGCCGCCGCCAGGCCTTCGACGAACTGCGCAAGCGCAACTCCTCCGAGCAGGTCGCGCAGTTCGTCTCGGCGTTGCAGCAGGGCGAGGAGCTGGGTTCCCCCATCGCCGAGACCCTCATCCAACTCGCCACGGACATGCGCCGCACGGACGCCCAGAACGCCCGCCGCCGTGCCGCCAAGACCATCCCCAAGGCGACGATGGTGACCCTCGTCTTCATGCTCCCGGCGACGATGATCCTGATCGCCACGGGCATGTTCCTGGGGTCGGGCACGAACTTCGGTTCGATCCTGGGTCGCTGA
- a CDS encoding type II secretion system F family protein, translated as MNDPALLALGATVLCGTLAVAGVHMYASGRAQRQALVDRLSGGGPLRTAAGRVRRFAAIDRRLRRTRLGRTIHLRLSATGLDVTAGEFATYVTAVVVALWLIAASVLAPFFGPIAALVGVWSAAIFLNWQRQKRIEAFIGQLPDVARLLANATAAGLALRTALAMAAEELEAPAGEELAHVADQLMLGRTIDDALGELSERLPSRELIVLVTTLVLANKAGGSVVSSLRNLTHTLEDRKETRREVRTMLSEVNATAFTVPMLGLGSLLLINSSNEGALARVTGSGLGQTLVLISLGLYTVGFFVIRRLGKIEV; from the coding sequence ATGAACGACCCCGCACTCCTCGCCCTCGGCGCCACCGTGCTGTGCGGCACCCTCGCCGTCGCGGGCGTCCACATGTACGCCTCGGGCCGTGCCCAGCGCCAGGCCCTCGTCGACCGCCTCTCCGGCGGCGGCCCGCTGCGCACCGCGGCCGGCCGCGTACGCCGTTTCGCCGCGATCGACCGCCGACTGCGCCGCACCCGCCTCGGCCGGACGATCCACCTGCGCCTGTCGGCGACGGGCCTGGACGTGACGGCGGGGGAGTTCGCCACGTACGTCACCGCCGTCGTCGTCGCGCTGTGGCTGATCGCAGCGTCGGTGTTGGCCCCCTTCTTCGGTCCGATCGCCGCCCTCGTGGGCGTGTGGAGCGCGGCCATCTTCCTCAACTGGCAGCGCCAGAAACGCATCGAGGCCTTCATCGGTCAACTCCCCGACGTGGCCCGCCTGCTGGCCAACGCGACCGCCGCGGGACTGGCCCTGCGGACGGCACTGGCGATGGCGGCGGAGGAGCTCGAAGCCCCCGCGGGCGAGGAACTCGCGCACGTGGCAGATCAGTTGATGCTGGGCCGCACCATCGACGACGCCCTCGGTGAACTCTCCGAACGCCTCCCGTCCCGTGAGCTGATCGTCCTCGTCACGACCCTGGTCCTCGCCAACAAGGCGGGCGGTTCGGTCGTCAGCTCCCTGCGCAACCTCACCCACACCCTGGAGGACCGCAAGGAGACCCGCCGCGAGGTCCGCACCATGCTCTCCGAGGTCAACGCCACCGCCTTCACGGTCCCGATGCTCGGTCTGGGCTCGCTGCTCCTGATCAACTCCTCGAACGAGGGCGCCCTCGCCCGCGTCACCGGCTCCGGCCTCGGCCAGACCCTCGTCCTGATCTCGCTGGGCCTCTACACCGTCGGCTTCTTCGTCATCCGCCGCCTCGGCAAGATCGAAGTCTGA
- a CDS encoding TadE family protein produces the protein MRPLRWLRRRLRDDRGVSMLEFAGFLPILLLIGMAAIQLGLIGYGINQAGTGARAAARVASQGGDGSAAGQAAVSGWLNPNIPPPAQGPDVTTATVTVTVPGVIPFFGPYPVTRHATMPTDN, from the coding sequence ATGAGGCCCCTACGGTGGCTGAGGCGCCGGCTCCGCGACGACCGGGGCGTCTCCATGCTGGAGTTCGCCGGGTTCCTGCCCATCCTGCTTCTCATCGGGATGGCCGCCATCCAGCTCGGCCTCATCGGGTACGGGATCAACCAGGCGGGGACGGGGGCACGGGCGGCGGCACGGGTCGCCTCGCAGGGCGGCGACGGCTCGGCGGCCGGACAGGCCGCGGTGAGCGGCTGGCTCAACCCGAACATCCCACCGCCCGCCCAAGGCCCCGACGTCACCACCGCCACGGTCACCGTGACCGTCCCCGGAGTCATCCCCTTCTTCGGCCCCTACCCGGTGACCCGCCACGCCACCATGCCCACCGACAACTGA
- a CDS encoding chitinase codes for MPRPPRRRWAGALAAVVTASVLSLTGLAGQAQAADVNNAKNGGYESGLSNWTCTAGSGTTVSSPVHGGSAALKGTPAGQDNAQCTQAVAVKPNSTYTLSSWLQGGYAYLGVTGTGTTDVSTWTPDSASWKQLSTTFTTGASTTSVTVYTHGWYGQAPYYADDLSVFGPDGGGGGDPAPTVPAAPTGLTVSSTTSSSVSLSWNTVSGATGYNVYQAGTKVQSTTGTSATVSSLAASTSYSFQVTATNAAGESAKSTAVTGTTTASSGGGGGGSLPKHAVTGYWQNFNNGATVQKISAVQSQYDIIAVAFADATTTPGAVTFNLDSAGLGGYTVDQFKADIKAKQAAGKKVVISIGGQNGTVSISDSTSATNFANSVYSLMQTYGFDGVDIDLENGLNATYMTQALRSLSAKAGSSLIITMAPQTIDMQSTSNTYFQTALNIKDILTVVNMQYYNSGSMLGCDGKVYSQGSVDFLTALACIQLQGGLAPSQVGLGLPASTSGAGSGYVSPTVVNNALDCLAKGTNCGSFKPSKTYPDLRGAMTWSTNWDAAAGNAWSNSVGAHVHALG; via the coding sequence ATGCCCCGACCGCCCCGACGCAGATGGGCGGGCGCCCTCGCCGCCGTCGTCACCGCCTCCGTCCTCTCCCTCACCGGTCTGGCGGGCCAGGCCCAGGCGGCGGACGTCAACAACGCCAAGAACGGCGGCTACGAGTCGGGCCTGAGCAACTGGACCTGTACGGCGGGCAGCGGTACGACCGTCTCCTCACCGGTGCACGGCGGCTCGGCCGCCCTCAAGGGCACGCCCGCCGGGCAGGACAACGCCCAGTGCACCCAGGCCGTCGCGGTCAAGCCCAACTCGACGTACACGCTGAGCTCGTGGCTGCAGGGCGGGTACGCCTACCTGGGCGTGACGGGCACCGGCACCACGGACGTCTCGACCTGGACCCCCGACTCCGCCTCCTGGAAACAGCTCTCGACCACCTTCACCACGGGCGCGTCGACGACCTCGGTGACGGTGTACACGCACGGGTGGTACGGCCAGGCCCCGTACTACGCCGACGACCTCTCGGTCTTCGGCCCCGACGGCGGCGGAGGCGGCGACCCGGCCCCCACGGTCCCGGCGGCACCCACCGGCCTGACGGTCTCCTCCACCACGTCCTCCTCCGTCTCCCTCTCCTGGAACACGGTGTCGGGCGCGACGGGCTACAACGTCTACCAGGCGGGTACGAAGGTCCAGTCGACGACGGGAACATCGGCGACCGTCTCGTCCCTCGCGGCCTCCACCTCGTACTCCTTCCAGGTCACGGCGACGAACGCGGCGGGTGAGTCGGCGAAGTCGACGGCGGTGACGGGCACGACGACCGCGTCCTCGGGTGGCGGTGGCGGCGGTTCCCTCCCCAAGCACGCCGTCACGGGCTACTGGCAGAACTTCAACAATGGCGCGACGGTCCAGAAGATCTCCGCCGTGCAGTCCCAGTACGACATCATCGCGGTGGCGTTCGCGGACGCGACGACCACGCCGGGCGCGGTGACCTTCAACCTCGACTCGGCCGGGCTCGGCGGCTACACCGTCGACCAGTTCAAGGCGGACATCAAGGCCAAGCAGGCCGCGGGCAAGAAGGTCGTCATCTCCATCGGCGGCCAGAACGGCACGGTGTCGATCAGCGACTCCACGTCCGCGACGAACTTCGCGAACTCCGTCTACTCCCTCATGCAGACGTACGGCTTCGACGGCGTCGACATCGACCTGGAGAACGGCCTCAACGCGACGTACATGACGCAGGCCCTGCGGTCCCTGTCCGCCAAGGCGGGCTCGTCCCTCATCATCACCATGGCCCCGCAGACGATCGACATGCAGTCCACGTCGAACACGTACTTCCAGACCGCCCTGAACATCAAGGACATCCTGACGGTCGTCAACATGCAGTACTACAACAGCGGTTCGATGCTGGGCTGCGACGGCAAGGTCTACAGCCAGGGCTCGGTCGACTTCCTCACCGCCCTCGCCTGCATCCAGCTCCAGGGCGGCCTGGCCCCCTCCCAGGTGGGCCTGGGCCTCCCGGCCTCGACGAGCGGCGCGGGCAGCGGCTATGTGTCTCCGACGGTGGTGAACAACGCCTTGGACTGCCTGGCCAAGGGCACCAACTGCGGCTCCTTCAAGCCCTCCAAGACCTACCCGGACCTGCGCGGCGCGATGACCTGGTCGACGAACTGGGACGCCGCGGCGGGCAACGCGTGGTCGAACTCGGTGGGGGCGCACGTGCACGCGCTCGGCTGA
- the cpaB gene encoding Flp pilus assembly protein CpaB encodes MNSRQRRGVILLVLSVLCALGAFAGVLSVIRDVNSKVGPEVAAYRLKDDIAPYKELSADQFQRVSMPKRWLSSTAVTNLGQIRGKIAVTQLQKGSLLQTDMIVDRPALEAGQQEIAIMIDAATGVAGKIDPGSRVNIYATFKAENDKQKDQSKVIVANARVIDVGKLTALDPGQSSNDRRNSATQAVPITFALDTADAQRVAYAESFAEHVRLALVAGGSDATVAPGDRTYSLDEDK; translated from the coding sequence ATGAACTCACGCCAGCGCCGCGGCGTCATCCTGCTGGTCCTCTCGGTCCTGTGCGCCCTGGGCGCCTTCGCCGGAGTGCTCTCGGTGATCCGTGACGTGAACTCCAAGGTCGGCCCGGAGGTGGCGGCGTACCGCCTGAAGGACGACATCGCGCCCTACAAGGAGCTGTCGGCCGACCAGTTCCAGCGGGTCTCGATGCCCAAGCGCTGGCTGTCGAGCACGGCGGTCACGAACCTCGGCCAGATCCGCGGGAAGATCGCCGTCACCCAGCTCCAGAAGGGCTCCCTGCTCCAGACCGACATGATCGTGGACCGTCCCGCGCTGGAGGCGGGCCAGCAGGAGATCGCGATCATGATCGACGCGGCGACCGGTGTGGCCGGCAAGATCGACCCGGGCTCCAGGGTCAACATCTACGCCACCTTCAAGGCCGAGAACGACAAGCAGAAGGACCAGTCCAAGGTCATCGTGGCGAACGCCCGCGTTATCGACGTCGGCAAGCTCACCGCCCTCGACCCCGGCCAGTCCAGCAACGACCGGCGCAACAGCGCCACCCAGGCCGTCCCCATCACCTTCGCGCTCGACACCGCCGACGCCCAACGCGTCGCGTACGCCGAGTCGTTCGCCGAACACGTCCGCCTGGCCCTGGTCGCGGGCGGCTCCGACGCGACCGTCGCCCCCGGCGACCGTACGTACTCCCTCGACGAGGACAAGTAG
- a CDS encoding DUF3293 domain-containing protein yields MHTTDAPGAPQNWELYRHAVVDIHFHDRTVRVEPRSTGTAEGSFPEPADDSALHVITASNPRGRTASAEYNAHAQSLLLDELDRQQLTWWPAAGGDARGTHVEESVAVAGMSDSAARELGRRFGQDAIFTWTPDAWRVSSCDGDTAAVSGWAASTRSTGTGVRQER; encoded by the coding sequence GTGCACACCACCGACGCGCCCGGTGCGCCCCAGAACTGGGAGCTCTACCGTCACGCGGTCGTGGACATCCACTTCCACGACCGGACCGTACGGGTCGAACCGCGTTCGACGGGCACGGCCGAGGGATCCTTCCCGGAACCGGCCGACGACAGCGCCCTTCATGTGATCACGGCCTCGAATCCTCGTGGTCGTACCGCCTCCGCCGAGTACAACGCCCACGCTCAGAGCTTGTTGCTCGATGAGCTCGACCGGCAGCAGCTCACCTGGTGGCCCGCGGCAGGAGGTGACGCGCGCGGCACGCACGTCGAGGAGAGTGTCGCCGTCGCGGGCATGAGTGACAGCGCGGCACGCGAACTCGGCCGTCGCTTCGGCCAGGACGCGATCTTCACCTGGACTCCCGACGCATGGCGCGTGTCGTCGTGCGACGGCGACACCGCAGCCGTGAGTGGCTGGGCGGCGTCCACCAGGAGCACAGGCACCGGCGTACGACAGGAGCGGTGA
- a CDS encoding sensor histidine kinase: MTSRRTPLPRPSPTWTLPQWLSQPPPWLTRLWARRHLASTEDGYLADDAPAPGSVRLQLNALQALCRQAFGVRLAAIAIGAPFAMTNAVNGPPRYTVLAAAVLGVMGSYAMLRDWERFGPRLLAHPGLMAVDLTFGAVLLLTASPASPLAYATVCTPLLAGLLYGWRGSGIFTGLQLIVLVTVYRAWQHHPGAGASTLLVAGFCVGAGIIGVTLRNLMFRFGTASQALSEANSRLAVAEAVESERARLAREMHDSVAKTLHGLALAAEALAASAAAGDADPHTLGRQATMVAGAARRAAAESRDLLSDLRRHTDLTSANTDVLSELDSRVRSFESRTHLPTSLHHRGERPILPYATAHHVLAIVSEALENAHRHADATRVTVELDVSEAECAVRVRDDGVGLPPPVALDDLTLDDLTRSGHFGLLGMAERAASLGGRIDLNRSPQGGAEIHLTLPRSSAVPHRPPTPQEEAAHA; the protein is encoded by the coding sequence ATGACCAGCCGCCGTACTCCCCTGCCGAGGCCGTCACCGACCTGGACGCTTCCTCAGTGGCTGTCACAGCCCCCGCCGTGGCTGACCCGGCTGTGGGCGCGACGGCACCTCGCGAGCACCGAGGACGGCTATCTGGCCGACGACGCTCCGGCCCCCGGAAGCGTCCGCCTCCAGCTCAACGCCCTCCAGGCACTGTGCCGCCAGGCTTTCGGCGTCCGCCTCGCCGCGATCGCGATCGGCGCCCCCTTCGCGATGACCAACGCCGTGAACGGCCCGCCCCGCTACACGGTCCTGGCCGCCGCCGTCCTCGGCGTCATGGGCTCGTACGCCATGCTCAGGGACTGGGAGCGGTTCGGCCCCCGGCTCCTCGCGCACCCCGGCCTCATGGCCGTGGACCTGACCTTCGGCGCGGTCCTGCTCCTGACGGCGTCCCCCGCGTCCCCCCTCGCGTACGCGACGGTCTGCACCCCGCTTCTGGCAGGCCTGCTGTACGGCTGGCGCGGCTCGGGCATCTTCACCGGCCTGCAGCTGATCGTGCTGGTGACGGTGTACAGGGCCTGGCAACACCACCCGGGGGCCGGCGCCAGCACCCTCCTCGTCGCGGGCTTCTGCGTCGGCGCCGGCATCATCGGCGTCACCCTGCGAAACCTGATGTTCCGCTTCGGTACGGCGAGCCAGGCGCTGTCGGAGGCGAACTCCCGCCTGGCCGTCGCCGAGGCGGTGGAGTCCGAACGGGCCCGTCTGGCCCGCGAGATGCACGACTCGGTCGCGAAGACCCTGCACGGCCTGGCCCTGGCGGCCGAGGCCCTCGCGGCCTCGGCCGCCGCCGGGGACGCTGACCCGCACACGCTGGGGCGGCAGGCGACGATGGTCGCGGGCGCGGCGCGCCGGGCGGCCGCGGAGTCCCGCGACCTCCTCTCCGACCTGCGCCGCCACACGGACCTCACGAGTGCGAACACGGACGTCCTGTCCGAACTCGACTCTCGGGTGCGGTCCTTCGAGTCCCGCACCCACCTCCCCACTTCCCTCCACCATCGCGGCGAGCGCCCGATCCTCCCGTACGCCACCGCCCACCACGTCCTGGCGATCGTGTCCGAGGCGCTGGAGAACGCCCACCGCCACGCGGACGCGACGCGGGTGACGGTGGAACTGGACGTGTCGGAAGCCGAGTGCGCCGTACGCGTACGGGACGACGGAGTCGGCCTCCCCCCGCCCGTCGCCCTCGACGACCTGACCCTTGACGACCTGACCAGATCCGGCCACTTCGGTCTGCTCGGCATGGCGGAGCGAGCCGCGTCGCTGGGCGGCCGTATCGACCTGAACCGTTCCCCGCAAGGAGGCGCGGAGATTCACCTGACCCTCCCGCGATCCTCCGCCGTCCCCCACCGTCCCCCCACCCCCCAAGAGGAGGCCGCACATGCCTGA
- a CDS encoding CpaF family protein, which produces MSLRSRLSTPDESGPAREDGHLVAVYRAKLLEEIDLAEMSSLAAAERRVRLERVLGHIISREGPVLSSAERSQLIRRVVDEALGLGVLEPLLADASITEIMVNGPDSIFVERAGRVEQLPLRFASHDQLMQTIERIVSTVNRRVDESNPMVDARLPTGERVNVIIPPLALTGPTLTIRRFPRAYTLPELIGLGSLDEQMLMLLAAFVRARFNVIVSGGTGSGKTTLLNALSGLIPSRERIITIEDSAELQLQQEHVIRLESRPPNVEGKGHITIRDLVRNSLRMRPDRIIVGEVRGGETLDMLQAMSTGHDGSLATVHANSAEDALMRLQTLGSMSEVQIPFEALKDQINSAVDVVVQLTRHADGSRKVSEIALVVSHGREQFRVVPVTRFVPRPAGPDRVVHGRFEHLQLPRQAAEKLYVAGEPLPPAFGVAEVLDVLDTRRAIG; this is translated from the coding sequence ATGAGCCTGCGCAGCCGACTCTCCACCCCCGACGAGTCGGGACCCGCCCGCGAGGACGGACACCTCGTCGCCGTCTACCGAGCCAAGCTCCTCGAGGAGATCGACCTCGCGGAGATGTCGAGCCTGGCGGCGGCCGAACGCCGGGTACGCCTGGAGCGCGTGCTCGGCCACATCATCAGCCGTGAGGGCCCGGTCCTGTCCTCCGCCGAGCGCTCCCAGCTGATCCGGCGGGTCGTCGACGAGGCCCTCGGCCTCGGCGTCCTGGAACCGCTGCTCGCCGACGCGTCGATCACCGAGATCATGGTCAACGGGCCGGACTCCATCTTCGTGGAGCGGGCGGGACGGGTCGAACAGCTCCCTCTCCGTTTCGCCTCCCACGACCAGCTGATGCAGACCATCGAGCGCATCGTCTCCACGGTCAACCGCCGCGTCGACGAGTCGAACCCCATGGTCGACGCCCGCCTTCCCACCGGCGAGCGCGTCAACGTCATCATTCCGCCGCTCGCCCTCACCGGCCCCACCCTCACCATCCGCCGCTTCCCCCGCGCGTACACCCTGCCCGAGCTCATCGGCCTCGGCTCGCTCGACGAGCAGATGCTGATGCTGCTCGCGGCCTTCGTGCGGGCCCGCTTCAACGTCATCGTCAGCGGCGGCACCGGCAGCGGCAAGACGACCCTGCTCAACGCCCTCTCCGGCCTGATCCCGTCCCGCGAGCGCATCATCACCATCGAGGACTCGGCCGAACTCCAGCTCCAGCAGGAACACGTCATCCGGCTGGAGTCCCGCCCCCCGAACGTCGAGGGCAAGGGCCATATCACCATCCGCGACCTGGTCCGCAACTCCCTCCGCATGCGGCCCGACCGCATCATCGTCGGTGAGGTCCGCGGCGGCGAGACCCTCGACATGCTCCAGGCGATGTCGACCGGTCACGACGGTTCCCTGGCCACCGTCCACGCGAACTCCGCCGAGGACGCCCTCATGAGGCTCCAGACCCTCGGCTCGATGTCCGAGGTCCAGATCCCCTTCGAGGCGCTGAAGGACCAGATCAACTCGGCCGTGGACGTCGTCGTCCAGCTCACCCGCCACGCCGACGGCTCCCGCAAGGTCAGCGAGATAGCCCTGGTCGTCTCGCACGGCCGCGAACAGTTCCGCGTCGTCCCCGTCACCCGCTTCGTCCCCCGCCCCGCCGGCCCGGACCGTGTCGTACACGGCCGTTTCGAGCACCTTCAGCTGCCGCGCCAGGCCGCCGAGAAGCTGTACGTCGCAGGCGAACCGCTGCCGCCCGCGTTCGGCGTGGCCGAGGTCCTCGACGTACTCGACACGAGGCGGGCCATCGGATGA